The proteins below are encoded in one region of Phaseolus vulgaris cultivar G19833 chromosome 1, P. vulgaris v2.0, whole genome shotgun sequence:
- the LOC137813678 gene encoding uncharacterized protein has translation MGDWGPVFVSVVLFILLTPGLLVQIPGRGSFIEFGNFQTSGLSILIHAILYFALVCIFMLAIGIHMYMG, from the coding sequence atgggAGATTGGGGGCCAGTTTTTGTGTCTGTGGTGCTTTTCATTCTCCTCACTCCAGGTCTTTTGGTCCAGATTCCAGGAAGAGGCAGCTTCATAGAGTTTGGAAACTTCCAAACAAGTGGGTTATCAATACTCATCCATGCTATCCTATACTTTGCCCTTGTTTGCATCTTCATGTTAGCAATTGGGATCCACATGTACATGGGCTAA